The following coding sequences lie in one Myxococcus xanthus genomic window:
- a CDS encoding type I polyketide synthase: MGRHTRYEGDASLAVAIVGMAARVPGAEDVESFWRLLREGREAITFFTNEAMKALGVEPGWLANPNFVRAAPVLERPGRFDAALFGYAPREAELLDPQHRIFLECAWSALEHAGYAPGRLTVSTGVFAGSSLSTYLLFNLLSRAEFQQAEDTFPAMVGNDKDFLATRVAYHFNLKGPALTVQTGCSTSLVATHLACQSLLGYQCDVALAGGVSVHMPQRTGYHYQDGGISSPDGHCRAFDAKGQGTLFGSGAGVVVLKRLEDALNDGDTIHAVIRGSAINNDGAMKVGYTAPGVEGQSEVIARAQAVAEVSPDSISYVEAHGTATPLGDPVEVQALTEAFRAGTDKRGFCGLGSVKTNVGHLDAAAGVTGLLKTVLALEHGELPPSLHYEKPNPRIDFESSPFYVNAALKPWPEGDTPRRAGVSSFGIGGTNAHVILEEAPVTLPGDAARPWQLLVLSAKTASALESQTAALLAHLKAHPEQQLADVAWTLQVGRKPMELRRVVVCEDRASAVAALESKDPQRIFTLAPGNGTPSAVFMFPGGGAQYPDMGRGLYGSEKVFREAVDRCCELLRPRLGLDLRPVMYPDAAHAADAVQRLKRTSLALPALFTVEFALAQLWQSWGVKPEALIGHSLGEYAAACLAGVFSLEDALALVVLRGQLFEELPGGGMLSVPLPEAELRPLLGDSLSIAAMNGPAQCAVAGTVEAVEVLAAELTRREVEFRHIPIDVAAHSHLVEPILARFQSFVGTLTRNAPTLPIVSNVTGTWMTPAEAVDPAYWTRHLRQTVRFGDGIRTLAAQPGRVYLEVGPGRTLGTLARLQLNGPKAPSVLSSLRHPQDPVPDDAFLTTTVGRLWAAGMEVDWSAVHGGARRLRVPLPTYPFEGQDYWLAPEVSSARRRGIARKSADVAGWFYLPSWQRAPLIPKAGPVTPRGWLVYLDAGGLGAALAERLERLGHGVVRVTPGTGFRQVTEREFTVDGREREDHAQLLRALKARDFNVERVVYLWSLDVTGADFDEAQVRGFFGVLRLAQALSGAELPGPVELTVVGREALEVESADAVAPERATLPALCKVIPQELDTVACRYVDVRTPSVDALVREVTSDAPEPVVAWRGPHRQVQAYEPLRIEADTPVSWPLKQRGVYLVTGGLGGVGLRMADYLARTRQARLVLVGRSGAGLDSDGRRQRAVRALEAAGAEVLVARADVADEAQLRAVLAEVDSRFGSLDGVIHAAGLAGDGAVSLLGAMEPATCAPHFRAKVHGTYALDRALAGRTLGFVMLVSSNATVLGGLGLGAYAAANAFLDAFAAARSRTGGTRWLSTNWDGWPVDAAEGAKAIQTSIDQFAMTPDEAVEAFRRVVEAPLEGQVLVSTGNLDARVAQWVRREGAGAKKDAGGTLHSRPALGTEYVAPTDEVERALVRVWQEQLGLEQLGIHDNFFDLGGNSLLWLKIVGRMKRELGRDVPLTSVFEAPTVATLAKKLGQGPAPAESTAFESSQSRGAQRRERRSRRE; the protein is encoded by the coding sequence GGAAGCCATTACTTTCTTCACCAACGAGGCGATGAAGGCCTTGGGCGTGGAGCCCGGCTGGCTCGCCAATCCAAACTTCGTTCGCGCCGCGCCTGTCCTGGAGCGGCCGGGGCGCTTCGACGCGGCTTTGTTCGGATACGCCCCACGTGAGGCGGAGTTGCTGGACCCGCAGCACCGCATCTTCCTGGAGTGTGCCTGGTCGGCGCTGGAGCACGCGGGCTACGCCCCGGGCCGGTTGACGGTCTCCACCGGCGTCTTCGCGGGCTCCAGCCTGAGCACCTATCTGCTGTTCAATCTGCTCTCTCGGGCGGAGTTCCAGCAGGCCGAGGACACGTTCCCGGCCATGGTGGGTAACGACAAAGACTTCCTCGCCACGCGCGTGGCCTATCACTTCAATCTCAAGGGGCCCGCGCTCACCGTGCAGACGGGGTGCTCGACGTCGCTGGTGGCCACGCACCTCGCCTGTCAGTCGTTGCTGGGCTACCAGTGCGACGTGGCGCTGGCGGGCGGCGTGTCCGTGCACATGCCCCAGCGCACGGGCTACCACTATCAGGACGGCGGCATCTCCTCTCCGGACGGGCACTGCCGCGCGTTCGACGCCAAGGGGCAGGGCACGCTCTTCGGCAGCGGTGCGGGTGTGGTGGTGCTCAAGCGCCTGGAGGACGCGCTGAACGATGGTGACACCATCCACGCCGTCATCCGTGGCTCGGCCATCAACAACGACGGCGCCATGAAGGTGGGCTACACCGCCCCCGGGGTTGAGGGACAGTCGGAGGTCATTGCTCGCGCACAGGCCGTGGCGGAGGTGTCCCCGGACTCCATCTCCTACGTGGAGGCGCATGGCACCGCCACGCCGCTGGGAGATCCCGTGGAGGTGCAGGCCCTCACGGAGGCCTTCCGCGCGGGGACGGACAAGCGTGGCTTCTGCGGGCTGGGCTCGGTGAAGACCAATGTGGGCCACCTGGACGCGGCGGCGGGAGTCACCGGCCTGCTGAAGACGGTGCTCGCCCTGGAGCATGGCGAGCTGCCTCCCAGCCTTCACTACGAGAAGCCCAACCCGCGCATCGACTTCGAGAGCAGCCCCTTCTACGTCAACGCCGCGCTCAAGCCGTGGCCGGAGGGGGATACGCCTCGGCGCGCGGGGGTGAGCTCGTTCGGGATTGGTGGCACCAACGCGCACGTCATCCTGGAGGAAGCGCCTGTCACCCTCCCGGGGGATGCGGCGCGCCCATGGCAGCTCCTGGTCCTGTCCGCGAAGACAGCCTCGGCGCTGGAGTCCCAGACGGCCGCGCTGCTGGCGCACTTGAAGGCCCACCCGGAGCAGCAGCTCGCTGACGTGGCCTGGACGCTTCAGGTCGGGCGCAAGCCCATGGAGCTTCGCCGCGTGGTGGTGTGTGAAGACCGGGCGAGCGCCGTGGCGGCACTGGAGTCCAAGGACCCGCAGCGCATCTTCACCCTGGCCCCGGGCAACGGCACGCCGTCGGCCGTCTTCATGTTCCCCGGCGGTGGCGCGCAATACCCGGACATGGGCCGTGGCCTCTACGGCTCCGAGAAGGTGTTCCGCGAGGCCGTGGACCGTTGCTGCGAGCTCCTGCGGCCCCGGCTGGGCTTAGACCTGCGGCCCGTCATGTACCCGGACGCGGCGCATGCCGCGGATGCCGTTCAGCGCCTCAAGCGCACGTCGCTGGCGTTGCCCGCGCTCTTCACCGTGGAATTTGCGCTGGCCCAGCTGTGGCAATCCTGGGGCGTGAAGCCCGAGGCGCTCATCGGCCACAGCCTGGGCGAGTACGCCGCGGCCTGCCTCGCGGGCGTCTTCTCCTTGGAGGACGCCCTGGCGCTGGTGGTGCTGCGCGGCCAGCTCTTCGAGGAGTTGCCCGGTGGCGGCATGCTCAGCGTCCCGTTGCCCGAGGCGGAGCTGCGCCCGTTGCTGGGGGATTCGCTGTCCATTGCCGCGATGAACGGACCCGCGCAGTGCGCGGTCGCCGGTACGGTGGAGGCCGTGGAGGTGCTGGCCGCGGAGCTGACCCGGCGCGAGGTGGAGTTCCGTCACATCCCCATCGACGTGGCGGCGCACTCCCACCTGGTGGAGCCCATCCTCGCGCGCTTCCAGTCCTTCGTGGGGACCCTGACGCGCAATGCCCCCACGTTGCCCATTGTCTCCAACGTCACCGGCACATGGATGACGCCAGCGGAGGCGGTGGACCCGGCCTACTGGACGCGGCACCTGCGGCAGACAGTGCGCTTTGGTGACGGCATCCGCACGCTGGCCGCGCAGCCTGGCCGCGTCTATCTGGAGGTTGGTCCGGGCCGCACGCTGGGGACGCTGGCGCGCCTGCAGCTCAATGGGCCCAAGGCCCCCTCGGTGCTCTCCTCGCTGCGTCACCCGCAGGACCCGGTGCCGGATGACGCGTTCCTCACCACCACCGTCGGCCGGCTGTGGGCGGCGGGCATGGAGGTGGATTGGAGCGCGGTGCACGGCGGTGCTCGGCGTCTGCGCGTGCCGCTCCCGACCTATCCCTTCGAGGGCCAGGATTACTGGCTGGCGCCGGAGGTGTCCTCCGCGCGTCGCAGGGGTATCGCGCGCAAGAGCGCGGACGTGGCCGGCTGGTTCTATTTGCCCTCGTGGCAGCGTGCGCCGTTGATTCCCAAGGCGGGACCGGTGACGCCGCGCGGGTGGCTCGTCTACCTGGACGCGGGGGGGCTGGGGGCGGCCCTGGCGGAGCGATTGGAGCGCCTGGGCCACGGCGTCGTTCGCGTGACGCCTGGCACCGGTTTCCGTCAGGTGACGGAGCGCGAGTTCACCGTAGATGGGCGAGAGCGTGAGGACCACGCCCAGTTGCTGCGTGCGTTGAAGGCTCGGGACTTCAACGTAGAGCGCGTGGTGTATCTCTGGAGCCTCGATGTGACTGGGGCGGACTTCGACGAGGCCCAGGTTCGCGGTTTCTTTGGCGTGCTGCGGCTGGCGCAGGCCCTGTCCGGAGCGGAGCTGCCCGGGCCCGTGGAGTTGACGGTGGTGGGGCGCGAAGCGCTGGAGGTGGAGAGCGCCGATGCGGTGGCGCCCGAGCGAGCCACGTTGCCGGCGCTGTGCAAGGTGATTCCGCAGGAGCTGGACACCGTGGCGTGCCGCTACGTGGATGTCCGCACGCCGTCGGTGGACGCATTGGTGCGGGAGGTGACGTCGGACGCCCCGGAGCCGGTGGTTGCCTGGCGAGGCCCACACCGGCAGGTGCAGGCGTACGAGCCGCTGCGCATCGAAGCGGACACGCCGGTGTCCTGGCCCCTCAAGCAGCGCGGCGTCTATCTCGTCACGGGCGGTCTGGGCGGCGTGGGCTTGCGGATGGCGGACTATCTGGCGCGCACCAGGCAGGCGCGGCTGGTCCTGGTGGGGCGCTCCGGCGCGGGGCTGGACTCGGATGGCCGCCGTCAACGTGCGGTGCGGGCGCTGGAGGCCGCGGGAGCGGAGGTGCTGGTGGCTCGCGCGGATGTGGCGGATGAGGCGCAGTTGCGCGCGGTTCTGGCGGAGGTGGATTCCCGCTTCGGTTCGCTGGATGGGGTCATCCACGCGGCGGGGCTCGCGGGCGACGGCGCGGTGTCGTTGCTTGGCGCCATGGAGCCGGCGACGTGCGCGCCGCACTTCCGGGCGAAGGTGCATGGCACGTATGCGCTGGACCGGGCGCTGGCGGGCCGCACGTTGGGGTTCGTGATGCTGGTCTCCTCCAACGCCACGGTGCTGGGCGGCCTGGGATTGGGAGCCTACGCGGCGGCCAATGCCTTCCTGGATGCTTTCGCGGCGGCACGCTCGCGAACTGGAGGCACGCGGTGGCTGAGCACCAACTGGGATGGATGGCCAGTGGATGCCGCCGAGGGTGCGAAGGCCATCCAGACCAGCATCGACCAGTTCGCCATGACGCCAGATGAGGCGGTGGAGGCCTTCCGCCGGGTGGTGGAGGCGCCGCTGGAGGGGCAGGTGTTGGTGTCCACGGGCAACCTGGACGCGCGCGTGGCGCAGTGGGTGCGCCGCGAAGGTGCGGGCGCGAAGAAGGACGCGGGGGGCACGTTGCACTCACGGCCCGCGCTGGGCACGGAGTACGTGGCACCCACTGATGAGGTGGAGCGCGCGCTCGTGCGCGTGTGGCAGGAGCAGCTGGGGCTGGAGCAACTGGGTATTCACGACAACTTCTTCGACCTGGGAGGGAATTCACTCCTGTGGCTGAAGATCGTCGGGCGCATGAAGCGGGAGCTGGGGCGGGACGTGCCGCTCACCAGCGTCTTCGAGGCCCCCACCGTGGCCACCCTGGCGAAGAAGCTGGGTCAGGGACCGGCCCCAGCGGAGAGCACCGCCTTCGAGTCCAGCCAGAGCCGTGGAGCTCAACGCAGAGAGCGGCGCAGCCGTCGCGAGTAG
- a CDS encoding type I polyketide synthase yields the protein MDSKLPQEFDDADVAIIGMAGRFPGARDVETLWANLREGVESIRFFSKEEARAAGVPEERLEDPSFVRAAAILPEPELFDAAFFEMPPREAEITDPQHRVFLESCWEALEHAGYSPRDYAGAISVFGGATLNTYLLMNLARNPRVLESFEPVQVNIGNGGDFLATRVSYKLNLRGASHTVQSACSTSLVAVHQACQSLLNGECDMALAGGASVNVGFFNGYRHAEGGMASPDGHCRPFDAKAQGTLFGSGVGVVLLKKLRAAVRDGDTIHAVIKGSATNNDGALKAGFTAPSVDGQAEVVAEALAASALDADDISYVEAHGTATPLGDPIEVQALTKAFRATTQRRRFCALGSVKGNLGHLDAAAGITGLMKTVMALKHGELPPSLHYERPNPAIDFDGSPFYVNAALKPWPAGDSPRRAGVSSFGVGGTNAHVVLEEAPQLPASAPSRRAWHLLPLSARTPSALESVTTRLVESLKNQRGVNLADVAWTLQAGRQRFLHRRFVLAHSAEDAVDALSQPQCPRVFTEAQDAVERSVAFLFPGQGSQHVDMGRALYEAEPIFRAEVDRCAELLRPHLDGLDLRTVLYPQPEAAEVSGTKLAQTALTQPALFTLEYATARLWMSWGVMPQSMLGHSIGEYVAACLAGVFSLEHALRLVAARGRLMQGLPSGAMLAVPLSEDEVQPYLRAGGAELSLAALNGPMQCVLSGTHAAVEAVRKQLQDAGIQCQPLVTSHAFHSSMMDAILDVFAAQVATVPLAAPTLPFVSNVTGTWVTAEQATSPRYWAEHLRGTVRFAEGLHALFADARRVLLEVGPGQVLGKLAKRHPAFTASHMVLASMPPPKDDGATAGMAPLAYETLGRLWQAGVLVDWKGVHGAELRYRVPLPTYPFERQRFWIEPAAVETAPRVTIASQPAAAAPDATPQASQAEPGGEAVSARPCQPRPQLRSAYVMPGTPLQRSLVELWQEMLGVAPIGIQDNFFELGGDSLIAVQLSGRIKKQLGLDLPASSLYEGVTVEALAALLKPAEAVGQERREEAPVADAALQRRKQTLARQRNLRRFDDDDDA from the coding sequence TTGGACAGCAAGCTCCCTCAGGAGTTCGACGACGCCGACGTCGCCATCATCGGGATGGCCGGGCGATTTCCCGGCGCTCGGGACGTGGAGACGCTTTGGGCCAATCTCCGCGAGGGAGTGGAGTCCATCCGCTTCTTTTCCAAGGAGGAGGCCCGCGCGGCCGGTGTGCCGGAGGAGCGGCTGGAGGACCCGTCCTTCGTGAGGGCCGCGGCCATCCTTCCGGAGCCGGAGTTGTTCGACGCGGCCTTCTTCGAGATGCCGCCACGCGAGGCGGAAATCACGGACCCTCAGCACCGTGTCTTCCTGGAGTCGTGCTGGGAGGCGCTCGAGCACGCTGGCTACTCACCGCGTGACTACGCTGGCGCCATCTCCGTGTTCGGCGGCGCTACGCTCAACACGTACCTGTTGATGAACCTGGCGCGGAACCCGCGTGTGCTGGAGTCCTTCGAGCCGGTGCAGGTGAACATCGGCAACGGGGGCGACTTCCTGGCCACCCGCGTCTCGTACAAGCTCAACCTGCGGGGCGCCAGCCACACCGTGCAGAGCGCGTGCTCCACATCGTTGGTTGCGGTGCACCAGGCTTGCCAGAGCCTGCTCAACGGCGAGTGCGACATGGCGCTCGCGGGCGGTGCGTCCGTCAACGTGGGGTTCTTCAACGGGTACCGGCACGCGGAAGGCGGGATGGCTTCACCGGATGGTCACTGCCGGCCCTTTGATGCGAAGGCGCAGGGTACGCTCTTCGGCAGCGGCGTGGGCGTGGTGCTGCTGAAGAAGCTCCGAGCCGCGGTGCGGGACGGTGACACCATCCATGCCGTCATCAAGGGCTCGGCCACCAACAATGACGGTGCGCTGAAGGCGGGCTTCACCGCGCCCAGCGTGGACGGCCAGGCCGAGGTGGTGGCGGAGGCGCTCGCGGCGTCGGCCTTGGATGCGGACGACATCAGCTACGTGGAGGCCCATGGCACCGCCACGCCGCTGGGCGACCCCATCGAGGTGCAGGCTCTCACCAAGGCTTTCCGTGCCACCACCCAGCGACGGCGCTTCTGCGCGCTAGGCTCGGTGAAGGGCAACCTGGGCCACCTGGACGCGGCCGCGGGCATCACGGGCCTGATGAAGACCGTGATGGCGCTGAAGCACGGCGAGCTGCCGCCCAGTCTTCACTACGAGCGTCCCAACCCGGCCATCGACTTTGATGGCAGCCCGTTCTACGTCAACGCCGCGCTCAAGCCCTGGCCCGCGGGGGACTCGCCGCGGCGCGCGGGCGTGAGTTCCTTCGGCGTGGGTGGCACCAACGCGCACGTGGTGCTGGAGGAGGCTCCCCAACTGCCCGCGAGCGCACCCTCGCGACGTGCATGGCACTTGTTGCCTCTGTCAGCCCGGACGCCCTCGGCGTTGGAGTCAGTAACGACGCGGCTGGTGGAGTCATTGAAGAACCAAAGGGGTGTGAATCTGGCGGACGTGGCCTGGACGCTCCAGGCCGGACGCCAACGTTTCCTGCACCGTCGCTTCGTATTGGCGCACAGCGCGGAGGATGCGGTCGACGCGCTGTCGCAGCCACAATGCCCTCGCGTGTTCACCGAGGCTCAGGACGCGGTGGAGCGGTCCGTGGCGTTCCTCTTCCCGGGCCAGGGGTCGCAGCACGTGGACATGGGGCGAGCGCTTTACGAGGCAGAGCCCATCTTCCGCGCCGAGGTGGACCGCTGCGCGGAGTTGCTGAGGCCCCACCTGGACGGACTGGACCTGAGAACGGTGCTGTACCCTCAGCCCGAGGCCGCCGAGGTCAGCGGGACAAAGCTTGCTCAGACGGCGCTCACGCAGCCCGCGCTCTTCACGCTGGAGTACGCTACCGCGCGCCTGTGGATGTCCTGGGGCGTGATGCCGCAGTCGATGCTGGGACACAGCATCGGCGAATACGTGGCGGCGTGCCTCGCGGGTGTCTTCTCGCTGGAGCATGCGCTGAGACTGGTGGCCGCGCGTGGCCGGCTCATGCAGGGACTTCCTTCCGGTGCGATGCTGGCGGTGCCCCTGTCCGAGGACGAGGTTCAGCCATACCTGCGCGCAGGCGGAGCCGAGCTCAGTCTGGCGGCCCTCAATGGCCCCATGCAGTGCGTGCTGTCGGGGACGCACGCAGCCGTCGAAGCGGTGCGGAAGCAACTCCAGGATGCGGGGATTCAGTGTCAGCCGCTGGTGACGTCGCATGCCTTCCACTCGTCGATGATGGACGCCATCCTCGACGTGTTCGCCGCGCAGGTGGCCACGGTGCCGCTGGCGGCGCCCACGCTTCCATTCGTCTCCAACGTCACCGGCACCTGGGTGACCGCCGAGCAGGCGACGAGCCCTCGTTACTGGGCCGAGCACCTGCGCGGAACGGTGCGTTTCGCGGAGGGACTGCACGCGCTCTTCGCCGACGCCAGGCGCGTGTTGCTGGAGGTAGGCCCGGGCCAGGTGCTGGGTAAGCTGGCGAAGCGTCACCCCGCATTCACGGCCTCGCACATGGTGCTGGCGTCCATGCCTCCGCCCAAGGATGACGGGGCCACCGCCGGCATGGCGCCGCTGGCCTATGAGACGCTCGGCCGGCTGTGGCAAGCGGGCGTCCTCGTGGACTGGAAGGGTGTCCATGGCGCGGAGCTTCGATATCGGGTGCCACTTCCCACCTATCCCTTCGAGCGCCAGCGCTTTTGGATCGAGCCCGCCGCCGTCGAGACCGCGCCTCGGGTCACGATCGCATCCCAGCCCGCGGCGGCGGCGCCGGACGCCACGCCTCAGGCCTCGCAGGCGGAACCGGGGGGCGAAGCCGTCAGCGCGCGCCCGTGTCAGCCGCGCCCGCAGCTTCGCAGTGCCTACGTCATGCCGGGCACGCCACTCCAGCGGTCGCTGGTGGAGTTGTGGCAGGAGATGCTGGGCGTGGCGCCCATCGGCATCCAGGACAACTTCTTCGAACTCGGTGGCGACTCGCTCATCGCCGTGCAGCTCAGTGGCCGCATCAAGAAGCAGTTGGGCTTGGACCTGCCTGCATCAAGCCTTTACGAAGGCGTCACCGTGGAAGCCCTGGCGGCGCTGCTGAAGCCGGCGGAAGCGGTGGGGCAGGAGCGCCGTGAAGAGGCGCCAGTGGCGGATGCTGCGCTCCAGCGTCGCAAGCAGACCCTGGCGCGGCAGCGCAACCTTCGTCGCTTCGACGACGATGATGATGCATGA
- a CDS encoding GNAT family N-acetyltransferase: MTLTLKFHDSVSHLSDAELDALTSESSVFFGRRWFRMLDAVDLSAMARGELSLRYAIAYQQGTPVAMCPCFITRSKTIYTPYSLEHFLFTSWKKGFANGPAWSRVAIAAADLYRNVAWRTGAGFDGGVFVTSPLSMRSSIHCAAQSVDVAKQARELILQGLRELATSERLPLYFYGVERDDTTLREALTSATFQEIFIYDDNVMDVPGDNFDAYLGQFKSDVRRVLKKEMAHARDAGVRFERVSRMGEMAEQLERFYEVTYSKYGSEHLRHPSTFWAALDQHVSPEAEAVVAYQNGEPIGFSLLLHKNDEMWFYRVGRAEAGASETPLYFNLAFYEPLRRAYELGVKKLWLGASGYETKRRRGARRHGLYSYLWIPGRWSRTVLQPYVSAYSRVAMAMAAGGTQNGRIRKTS; this comes from the coding sequence ATGACGCTTACCCTGAAATTCCACGACTCCGTCAGCCACCTGAGCGACGCGGAGCTGGATGCCCTCACCTCCGAGTCGAGCGTCTTCTTCGGCCGGCGCTGGTTCCGCATGCTGGACGCGGTCGACCTGTCCGCCATGGCCCGGGGGGAGCTGTCCCTGCGATATGCCATTGCGTATCAGCAGGGCACTCCCGTCGCGATGTGCCCGTGTTTCATCACCCGTAGCAAGACCATCTACACGCCCTACTCGCTGGAGCATTTCCTCTTCACCAGTTGGAAGAAAGGCTTCGCCAACGGGCCGGCCTGGAGCCGGGTGGCCATCGCGGCGGCGGACCTCTACCGCAACGTGGCCTGGCGCACGGGAGCAGGCTTCGATGGCGGCGTTTTCGTCACCAGCCCGCTCAGCATGCGGAGCAGCATCCACTGTGCCGCGCAGTCCGTGGACGTCGCGAAGCAGGCTCGGGAGCTCATCCTCCAAGGACTCCGGGAGCTCGCTACCAGCGAGCGGCTGCCGCTCTATTTCTACGGCGTGGAACGGGATGACACGACGCTGAGAGAGGCGCTCACCTCGGCGACGTTCCAGGAGATCTTCATCTACGACGACAACGTCATGGATGTCCCGGGGGACAACTTCGACGCCTACCTGGGCCAGTTCAAGAGCGACGTCCGGCGGGTGCTCAAGAAGGAGATGGCGCACGCTCGGGATGCGGGCGTTCGCTTCGAGCGCGTCTCCCGGATGGGCGAGATGGCGGAGCAACTGGAGCGGTTCTACGAGGTGACCTACTCCAAGTATGGCAGCGAGCACCTCCGCCATCCTTCCACGTTCTGGGCAGCGCTCGACCAGCACGTCTCGCCCGAGGCCGAGGCCGTGGTCGCCTACCAGAACGGCGAACCCATCGGCTTCTCCCTGCTGCTCCACAAGAACGATGAGATGTGGTTCTACCGGGTCGGCCGCGCCGAGGCCGGGGCATCCGAGACGCCGCTGTACTTCAACCTCGCCTTCTACGAGCCCCTGCGCCGGGCCTATGAACTCGGCGTCAAGAAACTCTGGCTGGGCGCCAGCGGGTACGAGACGAAGCGGCGCCGTGGCGCGCGCAGGCACGGGCTGTACAGCTACCTGTGGATTCCGGGGCGCTGGTCACGCACGGTGCTTCAGCCCTACGTGTCTGCCTACTCCCGCGTGGCCATGGCCATGGCTGCTGGCGGCACCCAGAATGGCCGCATCCGCAAGACGTCCTGA
- a CDS encoding glutathione S-transferase yields MNAQSSLPRLSYFTGRGVAEKIRLLLAESGTEYEDIDLGTYDVQAKVKTPAFEAIKAAGMLAFDKVPLWEEPDGFRVVQSLAIMRHVARTRGLYGKDARETAACDMIIDGVEEVTARARSLTSLTPDQLSEQLPIILGEELPQWLSHFERLLKSNGSGDGFFVGPSVTVADTSVFGFLELLVDNGLQDLLESTYPGLFGFFERMKQRPNLARHLASPKRHPAVQLLNG; encoded by the coding sequence ATGAACGCTCAATCATCATTGCCGCGCCTGTCGTATTTCACGGGTCGAGGCGTCGCCGAGAAGATCCGCCTGCTGCTCGCCGAGTCCGGAACGGAGTACGAGGACATCGACCTGGGCACCTATGACGTGCAGGCCAAGGTGAAGACACCGGCCTTCGAGGCCATCAAGGCGGCTGGCATGCTGGCCTTCGACAAGGTGCCGCTGTGGGAGGAGCCAGACGGCTTCCGCGTGGTGCAGAGCCTGGCCATCATGCGTCACGTCGCGCGCACCCGCGGCCTCTATGGGAAGGATGCGCGGGAGACCGCCGCCTGCGACATGATCATCGACGGCGTCGAGGAAGTGACGGCCCGTGCGCGCAGCCTGACCTCGCTCACGCCGGACCAGCTCTCCGAGCAGCTCCCCATCATCCTGGGCGAGGAACTGCCGCAGTGGCTCTCACACTTCGAGCGCCTGCTGAAGAGCAACGGCAGCGGTGACGGCTTCTTCGTCGGCCCCTCCGTGACGGTGGCGGACACCAGCGTCTTCGGCTTCCTGGAGCTGCTCGTGGACAACGGCCTCCAGGACCTTCTGGAGAGCACCTACCCTGGGCTGTTCGGGTTCTTCGAGCGCATGAAGCAGCGCCCCAACCTCGCGCGGCACCTCGCCAGCCCCAAGCGGCACCCCGCCGTCCAGCTGCTCAACGGCTGA